The sequence below is a genomic window from Granulicatella elegans.
CAGATTCGCTCTACGGACTTTTTTGTGCTTATTTTGAACTAAAAATAGCATTGAATATTTCTTTGAAAAATGTCACAATTTTATCAAGCCATCCTTCACGATTGGCTTGATCCACTAATTGACCAATTTTTCCTTTTACAGTATTTGATAATGAATTTAATTGTTCTAATACTTGTTTGGAATCAATCGCACTAGTTTGTTGGTAACTTAAGGCAAACTGAATAATATTATTCACTTGAGTTGGACTAATCACTGTATCTAATCCATATTTTTTCAGTGCCTCATTCACAATTCTCTCAACATCTTCTTTTGTGGCTACTTGACCTTGTTTTTCTTTGATTTCTGCTAGAGCTTTCTTAATATCAATCATAGCTTGATCTAATTTTGCAGCATCAAACCCTTTTTCTTTTGATTGTTCTTGGGCAATTTGATTGGTTAACTCTAGCTCTTTTTGAGCAACTGCTGTACGTTTTTCATCTAATACAACTCCATTTGCTTCAAACGCTTTATACACACCTGTTAAAGCTGATTCACCCGTTACTTTAGACACTGCTGCGACTTCAATTTCTGCATCCGCTACTCCTGCTGTAATCGCTGCATTAGCATATTGTTCAGAAGTAACAAGAGTAATATTTTTCGGAGTAGCAATATGAACTTTTACCCCTTCTCCTTTATTTCTCTTTTGAACCATGACAGATGAAATCATTACCGAAGTATTCGCTTCACCAGCTCCTAAGTATTTTACTAAATCTTCTCCTGTAGCTTTTGTTGTTGTCACTGTATTTTCATCTTTAATTCCTAACAATTTAGATGTTTCTTTGATTTGTTGATCATTTAAACCACCACCGTAAACAACAGTTGGTTTTCCCCATTTCTCATTAATCGCTGTTGTATCTATGGCATATACTTGCTGAGAAACAAGACCTAATAACATTGTAGCAACAATGATAGGGCGAAATAGTTTTTTCATGTCATTAACCTCCTTTGACTCTGTTATCTTACTATATTTTTTTAAAAAAATATGGAGATTTTTATTAAGAATTGTTAAAAACACCTCTGCGAATTGACTTCACAGAAGTATAAGCTAATGTTTTATTTTCATATGTTTTTCTTGTAATTGTTCTTTCATTGTAATGAGATAAACCGCTATTAAGATGAGTATGATTCCCACAATATCGATTCCTTTGAATACTTCTCCTAATAATACAATTGAAAAGAATACCGACGAAATCGGCTCAGCTGAAGCTAACAAACTTCCTTGAACAGGTCCAATGAGTGAAACTCCTTCTAAAAACAATGTATAGGCAAAAATCGTTCCAATTCCAATAATTCCGATAAAGGCAATGAATGTATAAGGTTTCCATTGAATCGTATATTGCCAACTAGCACTACCGATATAAAATAAAATTCCACCGGACAATAATCCTAATCCAGTTACAATTAAACTTCCCCATTGCTGAATTAATTTTCCTGGTAGCAAAGTATATAATGCATAGGCAAATGCGGAAATAATTCCCCAAAACAAACCTGATGGACTAAGGGATAGGTTAAATGGATTTCCATGAGTCGCAATAACAAACGTACCTACTAAAGCAAAAATGATCGCAACAAACTCCATTACTGTTGGTACTGCCTTCTCTTTTAAACTCACATAAATAACAATTAAAATCGGGCAAGTATATTGTAGTACAGTCGCTGTTCCAGCATTAGACGAATGAATCGCAAATAAATACGTCAATTGACATAACATCAAACCAAAAATTCCCAAAAATAACATTCTTCCCATTATTTTTGGAGATTTCACTACTTCACGAAATTGCTTTGGTTGTTTCCAACATGCAAAAAGAGTTAAAACTAAACCTGCAATCATCATTCGAAGTGAGGTTAAATAGATAGGAGAAACTGCTGAATCATTCATCAAATATTGAGCACAGGCTCCTGATAATCCCCACGCAACTGCACCGATTAATGTATAAATTCTACCTTTTACTAATTTATCCACAAGATTCCTCCTTTTTTTCAGAAATAAAAAACGCTCCTAGTGAAGTAGTAGAGAATAATAAAATCATTGGATAAATCTCTAGACGTCCAGCAATCATTCCAAGAGATAATAAAATCGTATTAAAATCAGAATACATAGAGAAATTACTTGTTGGTCCCACTTCTCCTAAACCAGGACCAATATTATTAAAGGTCGCTGCGACAGTTGAAAATGCTGTTAGAAAGTCAGGTGCTTCAACAGAAACAATCATTAATAATACTAAAAATACAGCAACATACACTAATAAGTAATTTGCAATTCCACTCGACATTTTATCATCGACTACTTTACCGTTAAACTTCGACATAATCAATCGACGTGGTTGTCCCATTTTTTTAATTTCAGCGATGGCATTTTTAAAATAAATCACTACACGAGAAACTTTAATTCCCCCAGCAGTTGAACCTGCACAGCCACCTACAAACATTAGTAATAATAACACTACTTGTGGAAATACTCCCCACTGACCGAAATCAGCTGTTGAATATCCTGTTGTTGTAATAATAGATGAAACCGTAAAAAATACACTTCTAAATGGAATATTTAATTGCGATTGAACGATACTTAGTGAAGCAAAAATAACTACTGAGGCAAATGCAATAATTCCAATATAGAAACGTCCTTCCTCATCGGTTAACACTTCTCGAATCGACCCTAATATTAGTAAATAATATAAGTTAAAATTCACTCCAAAGAGCATCATTCCAATTCCGATAATCCATTCAACCATCTCAGAATTTTGATAAATGGCAAATCCTGCATTGTTTATAGAGAATCCTCCTGTGCCAGCAGTCCCAAAGGATAATAATAACGCATCAAATAACGGCACTTTAACAAGCATCAAAATCAACACCAATATTGCTGTCATCACTAGATAAATCGCATATAAAATACGGGCAGTTTTTGATAGTTTAGAGACTAATTTTCCAAAAACAGGTCCAGGAACTTCTGCACGCATTAACTGAACGGAATCAGATCGCGTACTTGGTAAAATAGCTAATGCAAATACTAATACTCCCATTCCTCCGACTAAATGGGTAAAACTACGCCAAAATAAGGAAGAATACCCTAAAATAGACAAATCACTTAAAATACTTGAACCAGTTGTTGTAAAACCACTAGCTGTTTCAAAAAATGCATCTGCTAAATTTGGAATCTCTCCTGCAAATACAAAGGGTAGCCCACCAAAAAATGATAATAATATCCAACTTAACGCTACCGTTACAATCCCATCACATGGCATGATTTTCATATTTTTAGGTTTGGCTAGTGTACAAATTGTACCAATGATAACTAATAAAGCGATTGTTCCCGCATAACTTAGCAGTTGATGGAAACTTTCTCGATAAATCAAACTAACAATTACTGGTAGAAGTAATAATAAAGCTTCAACTTGTAAAATTTTCCCTACCAAATAACATACTGTTCTTCTTTGCAAAATCATCAACTCCTATTCCAAAATATCGATGATATCATCGAAGTTTTTCTGAGTTGTTACGACGATTACTCTATCATGCGGTTCTAATTGGTCATTTCCATCCGGATAAATTAATTTTTCCCCACGAACAATAAAGGCAATTAATAAATTCGATTTTGTTTTTAATTTAGAGAGCGGAATACCACAAACACGACTATTTCTTTCAATACGGAATTGCAATGCTTCTACTTGATTATCGGCTACACGATACAAGGCTTCAACATTTGACCCCTTAGTATTCGCACGAGCACGAACAAATTGAACAATTTCATTGGCAACAATTTGTTTTGGTGTAATAATTGATTGTGGGTCGACATTTTTTAATACTTTTAAAATACCGGTACGGCTCATTTTAGTAATCACTTTTCGAACACCACGATGTTTTGCATATACCGATAAAATTAAGTTTTCTTCATCAATTCCTGTTAATGAAACGAAGGCATCATAGTTTGTTAACATTTCTTCTTCTAACACATCATGATCTGTTCCATCTGCATGAATAATTGTTGCTTTCGGGAATTGTTCACTTAAAAATTTCGCACGTTCTTCATTGACTTCGATGACTTTTGGATGGATTTTAGTCGTTTTAAGCATATCTAATAAGTAATATGCAATTTTTCCTCCACCAACCATTAAACTTGCACGGACTTGTTTTGTAATATAATTTGTAATTTTTAAGAAGGTAAAAATATCTTCGTATGCTCCAGTAATATGAATACGGTCGCCTTTTTGAATAAAAGAATCCCCACTTGGAATAAACACTTCTGAATCACGTTGAATCACACACACTAAAATAGTCCCAAAACGATTTCTAAAATCTTTCAAACTTAATCCAATTAATGGCGAATGGTCTTGAATTTCCAACTCAATTAAACTTACTCGATTGCTGGCAAAACTTTCTACACTTAATGCAGAAGGATATTTAAAAATTTTAAAAATATCACGTGCTGCTGATAATTCCGGATTAATTAATAAGGAAATTCCTAAACTTTCTCGAACAAAATTCAACTGTTGAGAATACTCTGGATTTCGAACACGAGCTACTGTATATTCTGCTCCAATTTTTTTTGCTAAAATGGCTGCAATAATATTAATTTCATCCATTTCTGATACAGCTAGAAAAATATCTGCATTCGCAACTCCTGCTTCTTGTTGGATATCATAACTCGCACCGTTT
It includes:
- a CDS encoding DUF1002 domain-containing protein is translated as MKKLFRPIIVATMLLGLVSQQVYAIDTTAINEKWGKPTVVYGGGLNDQQIKETSKLLGIKDENTVTTTKATGEDLVKYLGAGEANTSVMISSVMVQKRNKGEGVKVHIATPKNITLVTSEQYANAAITAGVADAEIEVAAVSKVTGESALTGVYKAFEANGVVLDEKRTAVAQKELELTNQIAQEQSKEKGFDAAKLDQAMIDIKKALAEIKEKQGQVATKEDVERIVNEALKKYGLDTVISPTQVNNIIQFALSYQQTSAIDSKQVLEQLNSLSNTVKGKIGQLVDQANREGWLDKIVTFFKEIFNAIFSSK
- a CDS encoding DMT family transporter, with the protein product MDKLVKGRIYTLIGAVAWGLSGACAQYLMNDSAVSPIYLTSLRMMIAGLVLTLFACWKQPKQFREVVKSPKIMGRMLFLGIFGLMLCQLTYLFAIHSSNAGTATVLQYTCPILIVIYVSLKEKAVPTVMEFVAIIFALVGTFVIATHGNPFNLSLSPSGLFWGIISAFAYALYTLLPGKLIQQWGSLIVTGLGLLSGGILFYIGSASWQYTIQWKPYTFIAFIGIIGIGTIFAYTLFLEGVSLIGPVQGSLLASAEPISSVFFSIVLLGEVFKGIDIVGIILILIAVYLITMKEQLQEKHMKIKH
- a CDS encoding TrkH family potassium uptake protein, with translation MQRRTVCYLVGKILQVEALLLLLPVIVSLIYRESFHQLLSYAGTIALLVIIGTICTLAKPKNMKIMPCDGIVTVALSWILLSFFGGLPFVFAGEIPNLADAFFETASGFTTTGSSILSDLSILGYSSLFWRSFTHLVGGMGVLVFALAILPSTRSDSVQLMRAEVPGPVFGKLVSKLSKTARILYAIYLVMTAILVLILMLVKVPLFDALLLSFGTAGTGGFSINNAGFAIYQNSEMVEWIIGIGMMLFGVNFNLYYLLILGSIREVLTDEEGRFYIGIIAFASVVIFASLSIVQSQLNIPFRSVFFTVSSIITTTGYSTADFGQWGVFPQVVLLLLMFVGGCAGSTAGGIKVSRVVIYFKNAIAEIKKMGQPRRLIMSKFNGKVVDDKMSSGIANYLLVYVAVFLVLLMIVSVEAPDFLTAFSTVAATFNNIGPGLGEVGPTSNFSMYSDFNTILLSLGMIAGRLEIYPMILLFSTTSLGAFFISEKKEESCG
- the trkA gene encoding Trk system potassium transporter TrkA, which codes for MKIVIVGGGKVGEVLCRELTSEVNDIVLIDKNPVIVERMMNKFDIMGIIGNGASYDIQQEAGVANADIFLAVSEMDEINIIAAILAKKIGAEYTVARVRNPEYSQQLNFVRESLGISLLINPELSAARDIFKIFKYPSALSVESFASNRVSLIELEIQDHSPLIGLSLKDFRNRFGTILVCVIQRDSEVFIPSGDSFIQKGDRIHITGAYEDIFTFLKITNYITKQVRASLMVGGGKIAYYLLDMLKTTKIHPKVIEVNEERAKFLSEQFPKATIIHADGTDHDVLEEEMLTNYDAFVSLTGIDEENLILSVYAKHRGVRKVITKMSRTGILKVLKNVDPQSIITPKQIVANEIVQFVRARANTKGSNVEALYRVADNQVEALQFRIERNSRVCGIPLSKLKTKSNLLIAFIVRGEKLIYPDGNDQLEPHDRVIVVTTQKNFDDIIDILE